From Triplophysa dalaica isolate WHDGS20190420 chromosome 16, ASM1584641v1, whole genome shotgun sequence:
TTGTGATGAGTATTGAGAGGAGGAAAAGCCTTTCGCTGGTTATTTTTTCCACTTATTCTCGCCACAATTGTGACCAATGTGCATTACCTCATTATGCAAAGCCTTAATTGAGGAAAGTCATTCCATTCATTATTCAAGAGCAAATCTGTACCGGTCAAACAGCCCGGAAGAAACCTACTGCTTTTATGTAACAGTGCACGTAACAGGTGTTCCTAAGGGACCGGCTGTTTTGAAATACTATATGATAGTGGCATGACCGGATTTTATGTATAGCTTTCAACCGGACCACAtcatgaaataaacaacactgtTCAGTCGAAAACAAACGGCTTTGTGGAAATGTGCGGTTTATGTGGGTCAGGGCGTAAATAGATGAGGTCATCTACCTGTGAGAAAATATGATCATATTTGTATAGTGACTGAGTTTCCCCCCATGATATTTTCAGCTTGGCTTCGGATCCTTTCTTGGAATCATCGGCGCCCATTTGATAGAAAATAAGAGGCAGATGGTAAGAGGGGTTTTATTACATGAGATGCACAGTACATTCTATCATGTATTGACTTAATTGAAACCACAAACACCCACGCTGTCAAAAAAAAAGCTTCCAGTTGTAAGCTTGTCATAATGGCAGAAGGGGCTCATGGGGAGTTTAGCTTGAATAGCAGAGCATGTTGCAGTGCTTGTGGTGAGATGCACCCAGAAATAGCTTAGTGTAAGGTGAGCGGGATGGAAGTCCAGGCAGGAATGTTCGGAAGCCAGTGCAGTGCAGAGCGAATAGGAGTTGCTACAATCCCAATAAAGAATGCATGAGGATGGTATGCTGGCCGGATCAAAACACTTACTGGGGAGCAATGCAGGATGGACTCTTCATCCATATAGAGAGTATATGAGTCTAAAAGTTAAGGCTCGACTATAAATATGAATTTCATTTTACTGaattgctttttttgtgcaGAAAGATTCTGCACTATATTTAGGTCACTAAAATTGTAAGCAGACTCCTCTGATCAAGATGTCAGATTTCATCGCTTGCATTGCAGCACTCAAAATGCTCTATGATTTCGtatcagaaatatttttttggaacATGATTAAAtaagatcatttttattgtgtttttattaaaggaacaggtcacccaaaaattctgtcattatttactcaacctcaagatgtttcaaatctgtgtacatttctttgttctgaccTTAGTAGGAAagattgctttatacatttctttgttctgttgaacacaaaaggagatattttgaagaatgttgcaaaGCAAGCAGttcaggggcacttttgactacctttgtaatgtttcctactgtggtagtcaatggtggccaagaactgacagaatttgtattttggcgagaactgtctctttaaatttgagcagctaaaatgtttttcaattttaaggTGTTTGGATTAAGgtgctacaaaaggttcttcacagcgatgccgcAGAGGAACCATATTTGGTTCCCAAAgaaccatttattttttgtatttgaataGTCTAAGTAACCTTTTTAcactacaaaaacattttttgaaacaggtaatattttgtgaattgaatattaaattctgtcatcgtttactcatcttcaagttgttccatacctgtataaattcctttgttaagatattttgaacatagTGGgacaccaaacagttctggggcaccattgaccaccatagtagttTTGTTCCTACTTTTGCCTAcaaacattcttcgaaatatctttaaGTTTAgcagaaaaatgaaatttatacagatttggaacaattcgagggcgagtgaatgatgacagaattttaattttggggtgaactgtccctttaaacgaACCATACAGTCAAAATGATTCTTCCATTGCATATTACCTTTatatcttatattttatattacacctatgtagcacctttattttcaagaatgACTTAAATTTGAATTGTAGACAAAAGTAAGTGACGTGCATCTAAATTCTAGCTGAGTTGGGGAAAGGGAGTAAAAGCACTTCATAAGAGACTTATCCAATAACAAACCAATGACACTTCAGGGAGAACTTGTCCTGACAGCACTATCCCCACATCACCGTACAAACACCTCTACAAGATGCCAGACACAACAAGCCAATTGAGTGTCTAGCTGCAGACGTTAGTCAGGAAATCATACATAGGCAGTGAGTGCGCCAGGTGAATGGGTTTGACATTGCTCTTTTGCTTACAGCTGGTGGCCTCCATTGTCTTCATCAGCTTTGGTGTGGTGGCTGCCTTCTGTTGCGCTATTGTGGATGGAGTGTTTGCTGCAAGACATATAGTAAGTTCTTCCGCACCATGTATTACAGAAACATTGCTATTATAACCTCAAGCTCTTcatgtattatataaataagatatttgaCATGAAATGTTTAAGCATTATTATGACTACATATGTTGTTTCAAAGGACCTGAGACCTGTGTATGCAGGCCGATGTGAATATTATTCCAGTGGAACCTCTTTTGATATAGATGTGAGTTGTTCTGCTTACACAAACCTACAAACtatctcttaaagggatagttcactcaaaaatgatgtattctctctcatgtcatttgaaatctgtttgactttctttcttctgcaaaacacacaaaaaagatattttgaaggacgttggtaaccaaacaacataggGCCCCTTTgacatctattgtatggacacttctcaaaatatcttcttttgtgttccacgaagagtcatatacaagttttgatgAGGGTCGAATATAtatgacacatttttgtttttgggtgaacggtcTCTTATGTCGTAGGATCCCATTAAGAAAACACACATCTGTCTTTCAGGTCGTATGTCAAACTGCATCTCGGGTCTCGTGTAACCTGCGTGTGAAGAGCAACACCTGCTACTGCTGTGACCTTTACAACTGTGGAAAGTATGTGCGCATGTGCCTTCGTCCTATATTAGTGTTAACCCTAAACTAACCGTAGGTTGTCTTCTGCAAACAGTCAGACCTGGAAAAACTGCTGTCCTTGTTTTACCTTGGTTACGTTCTGGTTTAAATTTGCTTGTATTTGGTGTGTGCTTCTCCCCTGAAAATCAGCTCTGTTCGAAAGaacgtttgtgtttatttatgtttcagAGAGCATCCTCTTATGGGACTTCAGAATAAAGAGGTTTTGAAAAAATTTAGGAAATCCTCCATGATTTGGAAGTAGGTCTTTCCACTTCTAGCCCCTCTGACATTGACAGCCCATTATATGTTGTTGTTAACGTATTAAGTGTGGCTGTGTACCGTCACTGAACTGTCTGTACAGTTACATTGTTGATGAAATGAGAGGAACCGTTATTTCTCATCCTCCGGTTCCTCTTTCAGAGGTGAGGAGAGACAATTTAGTATATGTGACAGTGAGAGTACATAAGGGAGTCGGATATATTTATCCATTTCATGCTTTTCTTAAGAGTGATGTGAGCTGGTATgcagatgtttttgtttgtcttatCGCATGAATCGCCATTCCgtcatgcatttttttgttacatttccTGTCACCATTCTGTGTCTGTTACTGTACAAAAATGCTGTGGAATAACGTGTTTGCTTGGACTCACTTTCAACCAACTCAGTCGAGTGGAGCTGCGAGGTGGATATCATGAGTACACGGAGGTGCGGAGCTGCCAGGATGTTGTGCATCTTTACCATCTGCTGTGGTCTGCTACTATCCTCAACATTATTGCCCTGTTTCTGGGCATCATCACAGCAGCGGTCCTGGGGGGCTTTAAGGACATGGTGAGATCAAAATGCACTATGCACAAATGCATTTCCTAAAATATGCTACTCtactgttttaatgtttaagaaaacaaaaaatttgtATGATCTGAACCTTTTTTCTGAAAGTGTATACTTTAAATATTTGCGATTAGtttctataaatgtaaatatgattgGGCTAACATATTCATTTTCTTGGTTACATAACCACCTTAAAAAGTGAGacaattaaacaatatattttaaataccacacaaacattagAACAAAATCAATTCCAACCGATCAAATAGAACTGAAACgaaatattaaattaacatcttttaaacttaattatatacaaatttaaataatacCTAATGCTCCGGTCACATTGCCTTTTtgctccattgacttccattcatatgCATACAGATGCGACAGACCAGAAACGCAAGCCTGTACGAAGACATTTCGCTGCATAGCAAAGTTCCAAGTTTGGTGTAATCTGACCTGTGAATTCGCGTCACGTGAATGTGTGAGAACAATAGAAGTGTAAAAACGTCACGACGTGACCTCTAGGTACAGAATGTGAAAGATGGAGGAATCGCTCCTGCCCTTTAATGTAGCACCATCTGAACGAATTTCTCATGCTCaaagtctaaaataaaaataacttaaaccAGCGTTGTTTACGATCTTTactaacaaataaattaatacatacTGTGCACATAatattcttcatttatttttgaaagatgCCTACAGAAGCACCAGATTCCTGTGAGCCAGAACCTCTCCCTGTACCACCACCCCCAGTGACCACTGGACCCACCACCTCCGACTCTTTTTACAACAATGCCCCCTGCTTACCTCCATACTCCGCTTATGACTTTCAGGTAACCACCATCTGTACTATTAACCTAGTTTAAGGGCTGCATGCTGTCTATGGCCATTATTTTTATCTCTAATATTCCAGGACACCGCCCCTTTGTTTCTGACATATTATTAACTGAAAGAATcattgtaatatttgtatttacatcTGGATGGGTATATACATTTTCACAGAAGTATAGATTTTCAATAATCATAAATGTAGTTTGGGCTATTCAAACTTAGGGATTGAATGATGTCATGTACATCATTATACAGGCATCTTTCCCCACTGATGACCATTTAGAagtatgcttttatttttggaaGCAAATAAAGCATATACTAtattttacaatacaaaaaacaatttttatgtTGAATGGAATGCTAGAGCTCCTTTCAAGCACCTTTCATATAAAATACTACAGCTAAATTCATGCAACAGAATATAACCTTCTTAGATGTACGTGCTGTGAACATGGAAGAACTGaaagaatattgaaaaaataCTGAATATTGGAAAACGTGTCTTTGCAGGGTGCCAGCATGTTTCCTGACTCTGCCGGCCTGTCTGATGATTCCCAGTCTGGAACCAGTCACATGTGGCCAACTATGATCCCACCTCGATATTCTCCTCCGTATTATCCACCTGATGAGAAGCCCCCTCCATACAGCCCCTAAGGGACCAGCCTGAGGAGCAAACCGATAGGTTTTGCTGCCATGTGGGCATTTCTGGATATTAGTGTCACCAATCATAAACAATCATTGTTCTGAATGAACAAAATCTGCAGAGGAGGTTCTTCAGATTGAGTGCCATTGGTTATTAAGGGAGGCTGTGTGAAGAGACTACAGCATCCATCACCATAGAACAGATGTAATATGCAACATTAAACCTTGAACACATTTGCTCGAGTCAACAAATCGGATGTGTAAAATATTCATGCGATACAGCCTCTGTACATTAGGACTATACCTTGTAACAACTAGCCTCGCAATGAGATCAAGACTGTTCACAGATAAGCCTTAAAATGTGTGTCCGCCTCCTGTACAGTTCCTCCCGGCTTGCCATCTCTCCCTATTAGTGATAATGTCTGTGAGTCACTTGTGATTCATTCATCCTCTACCTGACTCATTGTGAACCTCTCTCTTCAAAATTGGCACAGTGTCTGTCTCAGATCTTATCTTTCAATTGATTTGCACTTTATTGTTTTTAGAATTGACTGTATTCACAGTTCTAGATTATTACTTGAGttgtttttaactgtttttgGCAGCTAGATTGCAAAGAACTGTACATATCGAGGCAGAATCTTACTATTTTCCTTAGTGCTTATTAGGAGGTTAAGATCTAACCTGTGTTATGTGGCGTTTCTTCAGCATTAAGTCAAGCACTCAATCAGGTCATAAATTCAAATAATcttatgtgacaaaaaaatgtccTTTGCTTGAATTATGCAAAGTTATAaggttttaaatagttgtatgaAATATTAGGTCTCACTTTCATCTGcctttttgttttgctgttgtttCTATCAAGAAATGACAGACCTCACCAAATGTAAAAAGCTTTGCaaaaacaatattacaaaaacaaaattgcacaaattaaaaataacttaattttcACAATGTAGTAACAAAACCAGTTAACATTCTGTTCACTTTGCAGATGATATCTATATGTGCAATGTGATACATGTTGTACATAAACAATCAAACTGCCTTCTCGTAACACAACAGAATGAAGTCTTAAGACTTGTAGTAttctttttgtctgtttgtgtattCACTGTGAATGTTAAGTCTGTAAACTGTACTTTATGTGCGTGATTTATACCAAGAACATTGTCCTTTACTAAAGCTAAACTAGTAGAGCTATTACAATGCAACAGTCTTATTACTACCTGGTTGACCGTAACTATGTTGTGCTTAGGGTTTTTTGgcttgtaacatttttttaccaTAATTATGTTAAGCATTATTTACCATTGATTTTGATATGGAATGGTGACTATTTTTATTAGTACAACAAATCTGCATGTTCAAAAAACTGTCGCTTG
This genomic window contains:
- the tmem255a gene encoding transmembrane protein 255A isoform X1, which gives rise to MPAGLNAQGSGIPISDTMGSFKRRKRKSIIVTVMLLIVSILILIFGLAATTRTQNITVGGYYPGVILGFGSFLGIIGAHLIENKRQMLVASIVFISFGVVAAFCCAIVDGVFAARHIDLRPVYAGRCEYYSSGTSFDIDVVCQTASRVSCNLRVKSNTCYCCDLYNCGKEHPLMGLQNKEVLKKFRKSSMIWNRVELRGGYHEYTEVRSCQDVVHLYHLLWSATILNIIALFLGIITAAVLGGFKDMMPTEAPDSCEPEPLPVPPPPVTTGPTTSDSFYNNAPCLPPYSAYDFQGASMFPDSAGLSDDSQSGTSHMWPTMIPPRYSPPYYPPDEKPPPYSP
- the tmem255a gene encoding transmembrane protein 255A isoform X3, which translates into the protein MPAGLNAQGSGIPISDTMGSFKRRKRKSIIVTVMLLIVSILILIFGLAATTRTQNITVGGYYPGVILGFGSFLGIIGAHLIENKRQMLVASIVFISFGVVAAFCCAIVDGVFAARHIDLRPVYAGRCEYYSSGTSFDIDVVCQTASRVSCNLRVKSNTCYCCDLYNCGNRVELRGGYHEYTEVRSCQDVVHLYHLLWSATILNIIALFLGIITAAVLGGFKDMMPTEAPDSCEPEPLPVPPPPVTTGPTTSDSFYNNAPCLPPYSAYDFQGASMFPDSAGLSDDSQSGTSHMWPTMIPPRYSPPYYPPDEKPPPYSP
- the tmem255a gene encoding transmembrane protein 255A isoform X2, giving the protein MPAGLNAQGSGIPISDTMGSFKRRKRKSIIVTVMLLIVSILILIFGLAATTRTQNITVGGYYPGVILVASIVFISFGVVAAFCCAIVDGVFAARHIDLRPVYAGRCEYYSSGTSFDIDVVCQTASRVSCNLRVKSNTCYCCDLYNCGKEHPLMGLQNKEVLKKFRKSSMIWNRVELRGGYHEYTEVRSCQDVVHLYHLLWSATILNIIALFLGIITAAVLGGFKDMMPTEAPDSCEPEPLPVPPPPVTTGPTTSDSFYNNAPCLPPYSAYDFQGASMFPDSAGLSDDSQSGTSHMWPTMIPPRYSPPYYPPDEKPPPYSP